One segment of Comamonas thiooxydans DNA contains the following:
- a CDS encoding dihydrofolate reductase family protein, with product MKTQYYTASSLDGFLATEDDSLDWLFPLGSLTQSSYPGFIAQVGALAMGSSTYEWMVRNADAVKKETGAAWPYAQPAWVFSSRQLPLIEGAGVRFVSGDVRPVLASMRAAAGDKNIWIVGGGDLAGQFHDAGLLDEVIVQIGSATLGRGKPLLPRRLLSPVLQLQSVQQMGPGMAELRYTVCKTQPPAN from the coding sequence GAAGACCCAGTACTACACCGCTTCCAGCCTGGACGGCTTTCTTGCCACCGAAGACGACTCTCTAGACTGGCTGTTTCCTCTGGGCAGCCTGACGCAGTCCAGCTATCCGGGCTTTATTGCGCAGGTCGGTGCGCTGGCCATGGGCTCGTCCACCTATGAGTGGATGGTCCGCAACGCCGATGCGGTGAAGAAGGAGACTGGCGCGGCCTGGCCTTATGCACAGCCTGCCTGGGTTTTCTCCAGCCGTCAGCTGCCGTTGATAGAGGGAGCCGGTGTACGCTTTGTCAGCGGCGATGTGCGGCCCGTGCTGGCAAGCATGAGGGCTGCAGCCGGTGACAAGAACATCTGGATCGTGGGTGGCGGAGATCTGGCGGGGCAGTTCCATGACGCGGGCCTGCTCGATGAGGTCATCGTACAGATTGGCTCGGCTACTCTGGGCCGTGGCAAGCCTTTGTTGCCGCGCCGCTTGCTGAGTCCCGTGCTGCAGCTGCAGTCCGTGCAGCAGATGGGCCCGGGAATGGCCGAGCTGCGCTACACCGTGTGCAAAACGCAGCCGCCCGCGAATTAA